TTGGGGTGTCGGCCTCAAGGATAGCAATATGTGACATTATGACTTAtgacttttcaaaagatCGGTTTaaaatttcaaaacaaTATAGACCGATAAATTGAAGACAGTACCGGGtctatttattgtttaATTTAGAGCTGACTGCGCATCTTGGATAGATAAGATAGAGGGCGGTTCGGTGATAAGCGCGCGGCTTTCTAGCGACCCGAGTTATAAGTTGACTCGGGCCGGTCGACTTGATGACAAGAATAATACCGAAGGAACCGTTTTCTGAAAGATGCTGTTCGGTCATGTCACTAGCTTTGGCTATGttctatatttatatgcttAAGGGCGCTTTAAATAATTGATTTGCATCGCCTTGGGAAAAGTACGTGCATTTTCATAGCGTATATGACACTTGTTTGAAAACCATATTGTCTTAACATTAACCATGTGGTGTATCGCTGGTTTAAGCCCACATAAGACAATAAAtgaatatcaatcaatcaaccATTAACCATGTGGAACTTATAAACAATAAGGTATATCTCAATAAATCACAATCATCTGTTATCAGCTTCTATTTTGTACAAATGTTTCGATTAGTCAAAACTTCCTGAAATTcttatataatatattccTCAAGCTTTTAGTACTTGAATACAGCTCAGTTCTAGAGAAACAAAACTTATCCCTTCTATTAACAGTAATGGATTCGGTTTAGTGGTGAATTAAACATACCAGTGGTACCTTAATCCACTCTgacataaaaaaaaaacttacAAATGGAGTTGACGATTTAATCTTAAACGAGAAGCGAGCAGAACAACTATCAAATAACCAAACGTACAAACATAGAATATGATAGCTGGATTGCGGGCAACCGTATAGGAGTAGAACGATAACCCTATACTGGAAAACATGAGTCCTGTGATTCCATCAAGAACACCCTTTGCGCCAAGGAACTCTCCTACTTGGTCGGCAGGGATGAGATTCAATAAACCAGACTGTACTGCAGGTTTAGAAAACACGCCAGTGGTAGATATGAAATAAGATATAGAGTATTCCAGGCCTTTGGTAGCAATCCCATATCCCATATAGCCCACACATTCAAAACAGTTACCTATAGCAATAATTACTTTCTGGCTGCGAGTAATGCAGTGCTCCTGCATTGCTATCTGTCCAgtaagttcttcttcatcttcatcgtaATACTTTTGCAATAGTTTTATGAAGTGAGGTATCAACAATACTAACAATACAATCCTGTAAACGGCAGTTGCCGATTGAAGATAACCAATTTCAACTGCTGTCCAACCAAATTTCATCTCAGGGTACAGAATAGCAATGTTCGCTCTTCCGCTAATAATTAtctcaaataataaatcaatgGAGATCAAAATAAAGATATTTTTACTAGCAGGATTTGGCTGTGATGCTGCAATATTTTTGATGGTGTATAACGAGCGAAATATATTGAGCCGGTCTAATGCTAGAGATAGGGCTGACCCTTCTTCTCTCCTCGACATGGGCATTGATTTAGTATTGACAGAGAGTTGTCTTGATTCTGGCGTAAATTTCCACCAGACTAGAGCTGCAGCATCAAACAAACATGCCACTAGCGGCACTCCAATTAGTTTTCCATTCATACATCGTATGACATGACTACTTATCAGTGGTCCCAATGCTTTCCCAGTGAGTACACAGGCAGTAACATATCCCATAGCTGTTGCGCGATCTCGTGGTTTGATTGAATCAGTGACATATGAAGAGACCATGACAGCAGACAGCACCCCTGAGCCAAAAATTCCAGTTATTATATAACTTAAAACTATCCATTTGTAGTCGAAAATCTGCCAGAATTTCAATGTCATGCTCATAAATAACAATACCGTCATGTCACCTGCGATATAGAGGGCTAGAATTGGTTTCCGGCCAATTGAATCTGATAGCTTCGAGTACACAGGAAGCGAGTATAGTCCTACTAAGTTAGATTTACATTGTCgtcaaaataaaagcacTTTGAACTCACCAAGAATTCCGCCTACAATCGCACACAGAGCTGTGTATTGACTAACGATAGATTGAATCCGAGGCGCCTGACAACGGCTATCGCTATACTCGATTTCTATTTGGTATTCGCTCCGACACACAAGCGACACGATCCAATTAATCTTCACAGGGCCCAGCATAAAGCTGGCAATCGATATTAACGAATACAGAGGTAGAATGCTATAAATCTGACGGGTTAGTATGATGCCTATAGTGCATAGAGAGGTTGACAACATACCGAGGGACATTTTGTTACACCTTGGTCTTCGCAGCCTGAAGACTCCAAAAATTCCTCACTATCACTCCGGAGAAGAGAATCCGTCTCCACTCCGGTACTCATTTTCTTTCGTCTTGGGAACAGTGATCATGTGTATAAAGGGAAGCGGTGTGGTAATAAATAGTACGTGCATGTACAGATGCGAACTCCTGGAGGGTGTTAAGGTCATGCAGGGCGATCCAGACTGATAGACTAGTGTTATCTTTAAATATTGATATTCAATGGAAACTAAAGTTATttaataattatatttcaTTACATCTAGAGAGCCTCAACATACATCTCGATAGCTGCAATGAcatctttcttttgagaCTTGGGAGGAAGCGGAATGCTGTTATCCTTCACAAAGCCCTTTAATATCGGCAGAGTGTATTTATCTAATATGCCATTTTTTGATGcttcaataatatcttCCTTGCCAGTCCCAAGTTCGCGTGCCTTCTTCGAAGGCGGGCCTGTACTAGTACTACCTCTACCACGCTTGGTTCCCACAGTAACATCCTCTTCACCTCCAAGACTATGGACCAGGGAGTCTGCTAGTTCGTTCCACTCTTTAATCATTTGTCCCACTCTCTGAAACTGTGTTAGATACCTATCAAAAGATGTACTCACTTGGCGATGTTGTAGCTTTAACTTACCTTGTTTATAGATTTGTACTTTGGAAGAGTGGTATCAGGGGGCGGGTCAGGCTTATTTTCTCCCAGAGCAATAGCCTGAAGCATGAGGGAGTGGTATTCAAGATCTCTGTTAACAAACAGCTCCGGGCGATATCCTGGCACTGTAATATCCTTGGCAATTTGAATAAACTTATCAACTAGTTCATTTGGGGCTATTGATTGTTAGTTTGTTGCGGTTGAAGCTATTGTAAATCCTCTCTGCCTTACCTTCGGTTATTGTTGACATGGGCCTAGCCCTTATATCGTCGGCATATGGAAGGATAACTAACTGAAATCCAGGCGGAGTCACCTGAACTGTCAATGAACCTTTTGTCTCCACTTCTTCATTCACTGGAAACAAAGCACACGGCTCCGGAATGGAGTTACTACGAATTATTGCCCAAGCTATAGCAACCTTTCCTTTCTGACGCATACACTGATAAAGTGAGTGGAAGGCTCGAATTGATCCAGTCAGTTTCGAGTCCGAGGGGTATACAAACATTGAGTGTCGTTTGTTATATTCAGGAGGAACAAAGCTAGGACTCTTAAAACCTATGATCCTGATCAAGGGCCTACCGAGATTCCGAATTTGGTTAACCTGTTCCGGtgtaaaataaatataactATCACCAAATTCATATGCTCTGATGATCTCATCAGGAGAAACTGTATTGACAGACTCGTCATCTGTTATCTTGACCTCTGATTTGACGAtctgcttctcttctcCCTGCGTGTAGACATAACGATCTTTCACAAAGAGTTGCTTAGAAAAAGTCAAGTATCCCTTAACGCCTATCTCAATTCCTGGCGCCAACTCAATCCGATTAGTAAACAATGCCCGCTTAGGACTGCGCCGTGAGAGCAAGCTTGTCTTGAGCGTTAAGTCAGAGACTAAATAGCTGGAGGGCACCGGTTCCACATCAGCGTTCTCTTCGTCATCCATAGGTTTTGTAAAAGTAATACTATCCCAAAATTGCGACATGTCAAAGTTTGAGCCCTCACCCTTGCTATCACCATGACTCAGAAAGGCAGGTTCAATGATGACATTCTTATTAACGAGCTCCTCTGCATTAGTCTTGGCGGCAGTTCTCTGTTGACTGTTACCAAAACTTGGGTCTTCGTTATCCGTAACGATGAAGCACCGTCTTGAGGATTTGATGTTTGAGGCGTCATCAAACTGCTGCATTGCTAACTGAAAGACAGCCCCAAGAGATGGTGATGTTTCTGAAACTTTTAGCTCCTCATCTGGCTTAGGTGCATCTTGGGTGGCGTTAGTACTTAAAAGCTACTCATGTATTCCAACACAATCTATTTTCGTTAATTAAAAATCGTCTCAATGAAACTTACTTTCGATTATCCTTCGAACTCTTCGTAGTTGGCTTGCTGATGGGGCACCTAGTGGCATCAGAATATTGCACCAAGCAAATGCAGCATCAGATGTCTTCTTTGTCCCATAGAGAATAATACCTGATTTATCGCCAGGTGATACTATGAGTCGACTCTTTATTGCCTCATAGACTGCCTCTAGAGCCAAGACAACAGCAGATTTTGGTTCATCGAATGATTCATGGTGACGAAGCTCCAACATGGACTGAGAGACTTCAATTAGGTATAATGTGGAGTCGCGAAAACTTCGATAGTCCTGCCACGTTAGTATACATCACCACATCAATTATATTAAACTATGCTTacctcttcgtcttctgcaGCCTCTCCATCTGAATAATCGTTACTCCAATCGTCGCTCATGACCAAAAACCCCCAGCAATATAAGGACACTTGGATATCAGCCTGCAATTGTTTGTTTAATCTAATATAACCTTGCAGATGACGATCTTTTAGTGATACTTCTATAACGCGTATCAATCACCAGAGGTTTATGCACCTAAATTGAAACTAGCATTTTAGACGCGTTTCTTCAGATCAAGCATTACTTATTATACTACACTTAATATTCAACAGGAACTTTCAATTAAGATGAGTTCTAGAGGATCGAATACGAGGTTCTCTAGACCTGGCCAAAAAGAGAGGGCTCGCGGCTCGACTAATCCCACTGGTCTTAATGAGTCGGTCTTGACTGCCGAAGCGACATCAGTGAGTCGCAAATTCGAGGATGCCAAAGTAATAGATCAATTAGACAGCAAAATGGGATTTGATAGATATGAAGGAGGACCGAAGAAGATAGGATGGCTAGTGAACATGCACAGTGTGAGTACGACTCTATACTACTTGTGAACTTTTTCTGGAACTAACGAATTCTTAGACAACGATTCCATCAGATGATGTGATGAGTGGATTGGCTGGAGTAGATTACTATTTTCTAGATGAAGAAGGTGGCAACTTCAAAGCCACTGTTCAATTCGATCCATATTTTTTGGTCGCATATCAAGTAAGTAGTTACATTTAGCGATTGGGCCATAGTTCCAGATTATTAACGAAACTAGGTGGGCCATGAGATCGAGGTTGAAGAATTGCTTAAACGCAAACTAGATGGATACCTGAAACAAATGCATCGAATTGAAAAGGAGGATTTAAAAATGCCTAATCATCTGGTGGGTATTAAGCGGCAATTAATTAAGCTAGACTTCAACAACGTAACGGAGTTATTAGGGGCACGCAGGTTGATTATGCCAAtagttgaagaaaacaagaagagaCAAGGGACGGTAGACAGCTATGCTGAGGTATCCTTGTAAGTTTCATGAAATAGGAGACTTGTGAAAGCACTGAAATCAGGTAATTGCTTCGAAATTCTAACATTTTAGATCATCATTGGCTGAACAAGGCGAATGGGATGATAGTTTTCATACTGAGCAGTTCTCCATGCAGCGGGATGCGTCAGAATATATCATAGATGTACTAGAATATGACGTGCCATATCATGTCCGAGTGGCAATTGACGAAGGTAAGTAGGTGGAGCAAGTGTGCATAGCGGGTCACTTTGGTTGAGTGTACTAACACTTCAGATATCCGTGTGGGTCAGTGGTATGCAGTTGAGTCGATTCATGGACAGACCAAACTGACATATCTCCCTGAGAGAATTGCACGTGCTGATCCTGTAGTAATGGCATACGATATCGAGACAACGAAGGCTCCATTAAAGTTTCCAGATTCAGCAGTGGATAAGATCATGATGATTTCATATATGATTGACGGAGAGGGGTTTTTGATCACCAACAGAGAAATTGTATCTAAAGATattgaagattttgaataTACCCCCAAGCCTGAATACAAAGGTGTTTTCACAATCTTTAatgaagagacagagaaAGAACTGTTGGTTAGATTCTTTGATCATatcaaagaagagaaaccTACAGTAATTGCGACATTCAATGGTGATTTTTTCGATTGGCCCTTTGTTGAAGCTCGAGCTGCTTTCCATGGGATCGACATGTATCAAGAAATAGGTTTTCAAAAGGACGCCGAAGAAGAGTACAAATCCACTCACTGTGTGCATATGGACTGCTTTAGATGGGTTAAACGTGATAGTTACCTGCCTCAAGGTAGTCAGGGTCTAAAAGCCGTTACCACAGCCAAGCTAGGATACAATCCAATAGAGGTTGATCCAGAAATGATGACTCCGTATGCTATTGAGCAGCCACAGGTCATGGCAGAATACTCTGTATCAGATGCTGTTGCCACCTATTACCTGTATATGAAATATGTGCACCCCTTCATTTTCTCCCTTTGCACTATTATTCCACTAAATCCAGATGAAGTGTTACGAAAGGGAACAGGTACTCTTTGCGAAATGTTACTGATGGTGCAGGCTTATAAGAATGGCATCTTGTTGCCCCACAAACACAAAGATCCGGCAGAAAGGTTTTACGATGGTCATTTGATTGAGAGTGAGACGTATGTGGGCGGTCACGTAGAGTCACTGGAAGCAGGAGTATTTCGAAGTGATATTCCTACAGATTTTAATATTGATACCACAGCTATCGATGAACTTCTCAAGGATTTGGACTCAGCTTTAAATTTCACGATTGAGGTGGAggccaaaaaaaaggtcAGCGATATAACGAATTATGATGAAGTCAAGGCAGATGTTACTGCAGCTTTAATAAAGCTCAAAACAGATCCAAAAAGACATGAGAGGCCATCCATATATCATGTCGACGTCGCCTCCATGTATCCCAACATCATGACTACCAATCGATTACAACCAGATTCAATGATCTCAGAGGAAGACTGCGCGTCTTGTGACTTCAACCGACCGGGTAAGACATGTGATAGAAGACTCCCATGGGCATGGAGAGGAGAATTTTTTCCCACGAAAAAAGATGAATACCTCATGATAAGAAACTCTTTACAAAACGAGAGATTCCCAGGTCGATTCCCTGATTCTCCGAGTCGAGACTTCAAAGATTTGAGCTCAACTGAACAGGCTGCAGCAATAAAAAAGCGGATTACTGAGTACAGTAAGAAAGTATATCACAAAGTTAAGGTAACTGAAACTATTGAACGAGAAGCAATTATCTGCCAACGTGAAAATCCCTTCTATGTTAACACTGTCCGAGATTTTAGAGATAGGCGATATGAATTTAAAGGGTTACAAAAGGTCTGGAAACGTAAGGTCGATGATATTCCTGCTTCGGATGTTAGTGGCCGTGAGGAAGCTAAGAAGATGATAGTTTTATACGACTCTCTCCAATTGGCTCATAAAGTTATTCTTAATTCATTCTATGGATATGTCATGAGGAAAGGATCACGGTGGTATTCCATGGAGATGGCAGGGGTGACCTGCTTAACTGGTGCAACAATTATTCAAATGGCAAGGTCATTGGTTGAGAGAATAGGAAGGCCTCTTGAATTAGATACAGATGGTATTTGGTGTATATTACCAAAAACATTCCCTGAAGATTTCACATTTAATCTAACTGACGGTAAGAAGCTCCCTATCTCATATCCCTGCGTTATGTTGAACCATCTTGTCCATGCTAAATTTACGAATCATCAGTATCAAATACTAGAGGATTCCACTACTCTTCGCTATAAAACTATCAGCGACAACAGTATTTTTTTCGAAGTAGATGGTCCTTATAAGGCTATGATTCTTCCTACCtcgaaagaagaggatAAGAATCTAAAGAAGAGATATGCTGTATTCAATCCAGATGGTTCGCTGGCTGAACTGAAAGGGTTTGAAGTGAAACGTCGTGGTGAGCTTAGACTTATTAAAGCATTTCAAAGCCAAGTATTTTCGGTTTTCTTAAAGGGAACAACATTAACTGAATGCTATGCCGAAGTAGGAAAGGTAGCAAATAGTTGGTTAGATATTTTGGACTCGAAAGGCAAGActttggaagaagatgatctGATAGACCTCATTTCTGAGAACAGAAGTATGTCAAAGACATTGCAAGAATATGAAGGGATGAAGTCTACGTCTATTTGTACCGCTAGACGTTTAGCTGAATTTTTGGGCTCTCAAATGGTAAAGGACAAAGGTTTGGCATGTAAATATATCATCTCTAAGAAACCTTTGGGAGCTGCCATCACTGACAGAGCGGTTCCAGTTGCTATTTTTTCTGCTGAGACTAGTGTTAAAAGCCATTACCTCAAAAAATGGCTAAAAGACCCTGGGTTGGATGACTATGACCCACGATCTATCCTGGACTGGGATTATTATCGGGAACGTCTTGCCTCCACCATCCAGAAAATGGTGACGATTCCAGCTGCTCTTCAACAAGTGTCTAACCCAGTTTCTCGAATCCAACATCCTGACTGGTTGCTTAAGAGAATTAGTACCAAAAACGACAAGttgaaacagaagaagctgtcGTCTTTTTTCTCTACTGGCAGTAAACCTATGACCGATGCTTCGAATAAAGTGAATCAATTATCTGGATCAATTTTAAACAACGATCGCATCCATGACATTGAAGATTTAACCTTGGGTGACGCTCGAGTCACAACGGCAAAAATAGGAAAGGTAGCTATGAAAAGGAAAGGCAATAATTCTGAAGCACAGTCAGTGGCCCTGCAAGAGCAGTTTGTGTCCCTCTCTTTGGAAATGCCCTCACCAGAGGAAGATTACGGAGAGTGGCTCCGCTAtcacaaaaagaaatgggcAATTCAGAAGCAGAGTCGTCAAAATCGTCAGCATCTTTTTGGAGATTCAAGTCGCAAGATTGGTGTGTCTGGATTGATTATGCAACAAACTGAAACAGCATACTCTAACTCATGGCAATTCCTCCAGTTCTGTCCCTCAGAAAAAGGTGGCGAGGCCCGTGCTTTTGTCTACATCAACGATAAGATCCAGACGATCAGAATTAATGTTGGCAGAAGACTATATGTTAACTTTCGTCGTGCAACTCCTTCTGTCTATGAACTTCCAAATTGTAAAGTTGAAAAGGTGAACCACACACTACCCAATGGACGCACGTCGGATCACTTGTATCGACTCCATATGAGTGAATCAGCATATGAAACTGAAATGGCAAAAGCTGATAGCGTTCTTAAGCATGCCAACATTGAGGGTATATATGAAAGCCAACTCGGTGCCGAAGATAGGTCTTTACTTGAATTGGGATGCACAACTATATTAGACAACTCTAAGCCTGGTCTCTTGGGTGCTGGTCTTGAAAAGGGATTTTCGTTAGAATGGTTGAAACCATACAATGAAGTTTACTTGCTGAATTCCAAATTGAACTATTTGTTCCTGTGTCATCTTGTATCTCATGAGCTTCAAGTATTTGCATTGGTTCCAAGTTGGTCGAGCCAAGCTTTTGTCTTCGTGTTAAGACCATCTAGGTCTGCTCAAGGTCTCCCTAATCTTAGCAAGTCGTATGAAGAATTCCTCAAGGAAAGTAATGTCTCGATGGATCCTGGCAGTCCAATCTTCAACTATCAAGATCAGCTGGTATTCGAAGAATCTTACTTTGATGATATTTCTAAGTTATATAAAAAGCTGGGACAGGCTATTACCAAGCTTCACAGTGAAAATGCGACCAAGGCGATATTGTGCATCCAGTCACCACAAGCCGGCCGGCTGAAGAAGTTACTGAGGCCCATAAACGATTTTCCCAACATTGAAATACGTTCATCAACAATGGCTATTCCTCAAATTGGCTGGcagactgctgctgccaaacgGATTTGCAAGTCCTATCTCAGTCTGAGATCTTGGATTGGGCTTTATTGCAGACTCTCAAGATACTCCGATGTACCAATTGGAAATCTTAAAGGTGATGATATACGTTACTTGATCGATGTTATCTACGCTAGACGCTTGCAACAGTCTAATATAGTTCTTTGGTGGTCAAACAGTCCAATTCCGGATAATGGAGGCTCAGAAAAAGACAGCATTTTACCCCTCATCGACCCTGTGAGTCTGCCAACTGTGAACAATTCTGGCGTCTACTCGAAAATTTGTATAGATCTCCAAGTGAGGAACTTATCTGTCAATACCATATTGACTGCCGCGATTATTAATGAGGCAGAGGGGGCGGATCTTGCTGGGTCTATAGTTCAAGGAGACGGATCATCTAATTCTACACCTTTTGTTGAAAATGCCTTCTCCACGCCGGCTCTTGCTGTGCTAAGCAATCTCGTTAAAGAGTGGTGGAACCAAGCTCTGGCAAATGACGAGACAGCCGATGATATGGTGAACTGCTTCATCTCGTGGGTGTCTTCTTCGAATTCATTTCTGTATGACCAGACACTCTATTATCATGTCCAAAATTTATCAAAGAAAGCATTCATTCAGTTGGTTAGAGAGTTCCGAAAAGCCGGCTCACAACTTGTATTTGCAGATCAAAAGCGCTTTGTTCTCATGACTCCTAAGAAAATTCTTGAAAATACCTATTCCTATGCAAATTTTCTGATCAAGACAATCAGGTCGAAGCCTCTGTTTAATTTCCTGGATATATCCCTCACAGAGTATTGGGAAGTCCTAGTATGGATGGATGATGTAAACTTTTGTGGCAAATCCTGTAAAAGTCTTTCTGCCAGTGGGAAGGATACCGTTCAAACCTTTTTCAACTGGCACATTGGTAGATTCCTCCCACCACTTTTGCAAACAGAATTCGAGGAGTCGGTGTTGTCATTTATGGAGAAGTACTGTGATTATAGAGATCAGTTCCAGAAGAAACAACAAGAAACTCTTGGTGTACGCCAGACTCAAATATCCAGCACTGCTCTCCAACGGGTTAGTACGGATGAGGATAATAATGACAGCGAAATAGACAATCATTTTGCAAATGGCATTTTTGAAGCTATTAGGCCGCAGCTTGTAAAGCGTGTCAAGCAACTATTGAAAATATACTTGGATGGAAAGTCAAACCCAGACATAGCTGTTCAATTTGAATTTCCTGTTCTGGCAGGATCCCGCCTGCAATTGAGCAATCCAATCACACAGTTCGTGAAGTCCTTGTGTGCCGTATATGGTCTCTCCAAAGAGCTGAATTTGGAATCACGGACACTACGAAGAAATTTACTAAGTATTCTTGGTATCAAGGAGTTCACTGAGGAGGCAAGTTTCAAGAACCCCAGTGCCTCTTTGATAATTGATAGTGTGGTCTGTGAGAATTGCTACTTCGTTTGCAATCTTGATTTATGTCGCCAGGACGATCTTGTTCGAAAAGATACGGTAGGAAACACAGTATATTATAGCTGGGCTTGTGAAAACTGTGGTAAGGACTATAATAGAATTGTCTTGGAAGAAAGGCTTATTCAGAACATCCAAAAACTTGTTACTAGTTATCAAATCCAAGATCTTAAATGTGAAAAATGTAAAAAGATCAAATCGGATGAGCTAAGTGTGAGATGCGAGTGCTCAGGAAACTGGGTGGAAACAATTCCTTCGAGCCATGTGCTGAAGTCGATCGAAACATATGACAGAGTAGCACAGTTCTATGAGTTAAAATTTCTTCAAGACGTTACAAGCCACTTAatttaaatatttattaataaataacacAAAGCAATATAGCATTCAAAAAACAATCTCTTCTGTTGTCATACCACATACCTTGCACCGCCTTGACACCATACCTTGCAGCCCATCCATAGGCGCAGACCATTCATGTTCATGTCTTTCGTCGGCATGCCTGGTGATAGCTTCTGCCCtagttttctttctcataTCTTTCAGTTTATCTAGAAATTTTTTCTCCTTTCTTTGCTTCTTTGCTGCTTCCCGCCTTTCATATTCCTTATCTAGCCCTTCAGGGCTTCCCCATTTTTTGAAAGCATATTCTTCTACTTGATACCGCAGATATAACATCATATTGGTATATGTATTTTTATGAGGGTTCGGTCGCTCCATATGTGGCAACAGCTCTTCATCACGGAGTTCAGCTGAGTAGTGTTAGGTCATCCATGACTATGGCTGGCCGCAAACAAAAACTTACGATCAGTTAGCAAGTAATCTTCTTTGCACTCGGTTTTTGTTAACAAGGAGTACTTCTCaggatatttttttgtacaCTCTTTGCAAACTCGACATTTGAAAATATGGTACAATTTGAAGTCTAATACTGGACTCTGACATTCAAAACACTTCGGCGCATCAGGATCATCAAGAAATGTTGCTATTAGGTTAGCGAAAGAAGAACTAACATGAAATGACGCTTACTTACGGGCTTGGTTTAATTTTTGGTTTGCCTGCCATTCTTCTAAAGTTAATCCTGTACCCACCGATTCGTCCTCATCAGCAATGAATCCACCGTATGTGTCTTTCATCTTTGAAAAATCTATTTTTGTTAGAAAAGTTCactttggatattttgacTGTCTTACCATATTCAACATAGTTTTTGAACTTCTTCACAGGTTGCAATGGCCCAATAGCCGAGCCATCTCTATGCTGCGATGATGTCCCTCCATTCGATGGCAAAGCCGACGATTCTAATGGTCTTTTAACTTTctcttttcctttttctttcagaCCATCTGTAGGAATAATGTTCGATCTTTGACTTGCTAGCCTCTCCTTTGTGGCTTTTAATCGATCTAGAGCTCTTTGTCGATTCTCGGCCTAATTAAATTGTTAGTTATTGTATCATTTCATTTACCAACGTTGTGCCTTCTTACCTTCAGCCGAGATGCTTCTGCCCCATCTCTTGATTCTCCTACTTTTCCAATCGTCATTTTCGCCTTATATCTACCATGACAACAGATATCACCCCAGATTGCCActcaaataaaatattatcacgTGATACTTAGAATTCTCACGGAGTTCTGGCGAACCGATAGCGTTTTTCGAACTTCCTGAGTACCTTCGAGTTTTTGGACTGGATTTTGGTCCAGACTTTAGTAGTTCTATTGTATCAAAAAGGATTTTGTCTTGTCCAGTATCCGGCTCTGCATCGTAGTGCATACATGAAGATAGGAACTTCACCTACTATGCGCGAGAACCTCTtacctcaacaacaatgtTAGACCCCATAGAACTGGCTCGACTGAAGGGGACTGTTCCCTGTAGAGAACAGCAAATAGACCTGTTAAATTCCCTTATATCAGAAGTATGTAATCGTCCGATTGCGTTACCTAAATATACTAACGTTGAAAGTGTAGCGACGAGAATCCCAACGCAATACTAATACATGGACCAACATCGACCGGCAA
This is a stretch of genomic DNA from Sugiyamaella lignohabitans strain CBS 10342 chromosome C, complete sequence. It encodes these proteins:
- the RAD14 gene encoding Rad14p (Protein that recognizes and binds damaged DNA during NER; subunit of Nucleotide Excision Repair Factor 1 (NEF1); contains zinc finger motif; homolog of human XPA protein; NER stands for nucleotide excision repair; GO_component: GO:0000110 - nucleotide-excision repair factor 1 complex [Evidence IPI] [PMID 8621533]; GO_component: GO:0005634 - nucleus [Evidence IEA,IEA,IEA]; GO_component: GO:0005634 - nucleus [Evidence IDA] [PMID 9852079]; GO_function: GO:0003677 - DNA binding [Evidence IEA]; GO_function: GO:0003684 - damaged DNA binding [Evidence IEA]; GO_function: GO:0003684 - damaged DNA binding [Evidence IDA] [PMID 23925126]; GO_function: GO:0003684 - damaged DNA binding [Evidence IDA] [PMID 8516285]; GO_function: GO:0046872 - metal ion binding [Evidence IEA]; GO_function: GO:0008270 - zinc ion binding [Evidence IDA] [PMID 8516285]; GO_process: GO:0006281 - DNA repair [Evidence IEA]; GO_process: GO:0006974 - cellular response to DNA damage stimulus [Evidence IEA]; GO_process: GO:0006289 - nucleotide-excision repair [Evidence IEA]; GO_process: GO:0000715 - nucleotide-excision repair, DNA damage recognition [Evidence IDA] [PMID 8516285]), which codes for MMLYLRYQVEEYAFKKWGSPEGLDKEYERREAAKKQRKEKKFLDKLKDMRKKTRAEAITRHADERHEHEWSAPMDGLQGMVSRRCKVCGMTTEEIVF